From a region of the Thermomicrobium roseum DSM 5159 genome:
- a CDS encoding succinate dehydrogenase hydrophobic membrane anchor subunit → MTIARPHLGRERPSGGFELYSWYYFRISGLLLILLAVGHVVIMHVVNTVDEIDWQFVADRWNSPFWRVYDWLLLFLALTHGLNGARLAIDDYVRPHGWRVFAHSVLWTLALLFLVIGSIAIVTFDPSKFEVVAQAGG, encoded by the coding sequence ATGACGATCGCACGACCGCACCTCGGACGAGAGCGACCTTCTGGCGGATTCGAGCTGTACAGCTGGTATTACTTCCGGATCAGTGGACTCCTGTTGATCCTTTTGGCAGTTGGACACGTCGTGATCATGCACGTCGTGAACACGGTCGACGAGATCGACTGGCAATTCGTGGCCGACCGGTGGAATTCGCCGTTCTGGCGCGTGTACGACTGGCTGCTACTGTTCTTGGCACTGACGCATGGGCTGAACGGCGCTCGTCTCGCCATCGATGATTATGTCCGTCCGCACGGTTGGCGCGTGTTCGCCCATTCGGTCCTCTGGACCTTGGCCCTTCTCTTTCTGGTCATCGGCTCGATCGCGATCGTGACTTTCGACCCATCCAAGTTCGAAGTCGTCGCACAGGCAGGAGGCTGA
- the sdhC gene encoding succinate dehydrogenase, cytochrome b556 subunit has protein sequence MTVTRAQESRSATTRGISAYRGYRPPPGMISWAFHRITGLGVLLFLLLHIVDIFLVNYGPEVFNELLFLYRHPVFRIGEIILVGAVYYHAANGVRIMLIDFWPAAYRYERQLFYGVMAVFLLAFIPTAFLMIRAIIQAG, from the coding sequence ATGACGGTCACGCGAGCGCAAGAGTCGCGATCAGCGACGACGCGTGGAATCAGCGCCTATCGAGGCTATCGACCACCACCTGGCATGATTTCCTGGGCATTTCACCGCATTACCGGCCTCGGGGTTCTGTTGTTCCTCTTACTGCACATCGTGGACATCTTCCTCGTGAACTACGGTCCTGAGGTGTTCAACGAGTTGCTCTTTCTCTACCGGCACCCCGTTTTCCGGATCGGCGAAATCATCTTGGTTGGCGCGGTCTATTATCACGCAGCTAATGGTGTACGCATCATGCTCATCGACTTCTGGCCAGCCGCTTATCGTTACGAACGGCAGCTCTTCTATGGTGTCATGGCGGTCTTCCTGCTCGCCTTCATCCCCACTGCCTTCCTGATGATCCGCGCGATCATCCAAGCTGGCTGA
- a CDS encoding M20/M25/M40 family metallo-hydrolase, whose translation MLLSKEDSVIREACVRTINVACQIALVPAPTFEEGERAELVCELFRERGASPFIDDVGNVVVRRRGEGEKRALLLAAHLDTVFPRTTPLTIERGEGWVRGPGIGDNALGVAALLTLWDFLESFGVVLPGDLVLAANVGEEGLGNLRGMRALVDQFGRELGAAVAVEGHNLGRVTHIAVGSIRLRLIVRGPGGHSWGNFGTPSAIHELARIICALTELPVPRSPKTTYNVGMIDGGVSVNTIAPFAQAVIDLRSIDPRELQRLSRAVEELAARQRAAGVEVELELLGERPAGETPVDAPVVRTALQVLRALGIEPVLDASSTDANAAIAAGIPAICIGLTRGRGSHTLEETIEIAPLELGLRQLLQLVRAFPVI comes from the coding sequence ATGTTGCTGTCGAAAGAGGATTCGGTCATCCGCGAGGCGTGTGTGCGCACGATCAATGTGGCCTGCCAAATCGCTCTAGTCCCGGCACCGACCTTCGAGGAAGGAGAACGAGCCGAGCTGGTCTGCGAACTCTTTCGGGAGCGCGGTGCGTCTCCCTTCATAGACGATGTGGGGAACGTGGTCGTGCGTCGACGGGGAGAAGGTGAGAAGCGAGCGCTCCTGCTGGCAGCCCACTTGGATACCGTGTTCCCGCGCACGACTCCGTTGACGATCGAGCGTGGCGAGGGGTGGGTGCGTGGTCCGGGAATCGGCGATAACGCGTTGGGCGTGGCGGCGTTGCTTACGCTGTGGGATTTCCTCGAATCGTTCGGCGTCGTGCTTCCGGGCGATCTTGTGCTCGCGGCGAACGTCGGGGAGGAGGGGCTGGGAAATCTGCGCGGGATGCGCGCGCTCGTCGATCAGTTCGGGCGCGAACTCGGGGCCGCGGTGGCAGTGGAGGGGCACAATCTCGGTCGGGTGACGCATATCGCCGTTGGATCGATCCGCCTGCGGTTGATCGTGCGCGGGCCTGGTGGTCATAGCTGGGGGAACTTCGGGACGCCGAGCGCGATCCACGAATTGGCACGGATCATCTGTGCGCTGACGGAGCTTCCGGTGCCGCGTTCACCCAAGACGACGTACAATGTCGGTATGATCGACGGTGGAGTATCGGTCAACACGATCGCTCCTTTCGCCCAGGCGGTGATCGATCTACGGTCGATCGACCCGCGTGAATTGCAGCGGCTCTCTCGCGCGGTCGAGGAACTCGCTGCGCGGCAACGCGCGGCGGGTGTCGAGGTCGAGCTGGAGTTGCTCGGCGAGCGGCCGGCTGGCGAGACGCCCGTGGATGCACCAGTCGTCCGGACAGCGTTACAGGTGCTCCGTGCACTCGGAATCGAGCCGGTCCTGGATGCCTCGAGCACGGACGCGAATGCGGCGATCGCTGCTGGGATTCCAGCGATCTGCATCGGGTTGACGCGAGGGCGGGGGAGCCACACGCTGGAGGAGACGATCGAGATCGCGCCCCTGGAGCTCGGCCTCCGGCAGCTTCTTCAGCTTGTGCGAGCTTTCCCAGTCATCTGA
- a CDS encoding helicase C-terminal domain-containing protein: MPRIYVALDIEATGMDPERDEIIEVAAIKFREEEVLERFETLVQPRRPVPLAVASLTGLTMRDLRRAPSFQQIAPRLRQFVRNYPIVGQSPDYDLQMLSAHGLELRNPVYDTFRLATILLPDLPAYSLAGIAARLGISVAQQHRAMADVETTMAVFLGLCDLLRAYDPETLRRLADYSAQAGLPEAEVFEAIYHELVTQGIGQLGDALAERVRSSVPGANHAAELVFLLPSDRPPRLEPTGEAPVFDLDWIGRLYGPEGPFARSLPGYEFRAGQVRMAQAVTNVLNQGGQLLVEAGTGTGKSLAYLLPAVLHAVARGETVVVSTDTLALQDQLFAKDLPLLRRALEAAAEHDPRLADAARFRATVLKGRSNYLCLRRWFLRQREPFTSRAEALLAAKITAWLAQTETGDRAELHLSNEEQLAWAQVAESEGACLPSRCLFHRRNQCFLYRARATAEGAHIVIVNHALLLSDLLAESRVLPSYRHLIIDEAHHLVDEATQQFGFQIAHEDMRELVRRVLGLDHLGRYTGVLGELWSVLAQRPDGSARAVARELGQRLTDLWPRVETLHQHTEMLFHLLAEVAQRHPVENGGYDRQIRITGALRQETIWGTVEELGQTVTSHLRTVLSALQWVSHRLEDLPAAIRDELSELVTELDVLERRARELHGRLQEILFSPRVERVYWLTWRAQPLSVSLNMAPLDVAPLLQEMLFSRVDTLVLTSATLTVDRSFDYIRQQLGLADADELVVESPFDYASSTLLCLAEDMAEPGEPGYQRQVNEALLALLRVTRGRALVLFTSHSALQAAYRAIKRPLEQEGILVLGQRLDGSPRQLVERLKARPATVVLGTNAVWEGVDVPGEALSVLVIAKLPFAVPSDPVFAARCESYSDPFQEYAVPQAVLRFKQGFGRLIRSTRDYGVCVVLDRRVTTRRYGQLFVQSLPPCTVKRVPVAQIPRLAQDWLVRQQDRLAARVPAEGGSGDGSAGS, from the coding sequence ATGCCGCGGATTTACGTCGCGCTCGACATCGAGGCGACTGGTATGGATCCGGAGCGCGACGAAATCATCGAAGTCGCGGCGATCAAGTTCCGCGAGGAGGAAGTGCTCGAGCGATTCGAGACGCTCGTGCAGCCGCGGCGTCCTGTTCCGCTCGCGGTGGCAAGTTTGACTGGTCTCACGATGCGCGATCTCCGGCGTGCACCCTCGTTCCAGCAGATCGCGCCACGGCTCCGCCAGTTCGTCCGCAATTACCCGATCGTCGGCCAGTCTCCGGATTACGACCTGCAGATGCTGAGCGCGCACGGACTCGAACTGCGCAATCCGGTCTACGATACGTTCCGTTTGGCGACGATCTTGTTGCCCGATCTTCCGGCCTACTCGTTGGCTGGCATCGCGGCACGACTGGGCATCTCGGTCGCGCAGCAGCATCGGGCGATGGCCGATGTCGAGACGACCATGGCGGTCTTTCTGGGACTGTGTGACCTGCTGCGCGCCTACGATCCGGAAACGTTGCGACGGTTGGCCGACTACAGTGCGCAGGCCGGATTGCCGGAAGCGGAAGTCTTCGAGGCGATTTATCACGAGTTGGTCACTCAAGGGATCGGGCAGCTCGGCGATGCGCTCGCCGAGCGCGTGCGTTCGTCGGTACCGGGTGCCAATCATGCGGCCGAACTGGTCTTTCTGCTGCCGAGCGATCGGCCACCACGCCTCGAACCGACCGGTGAGGCACCGGTCTTTGACCTCGACTGGATCGGCCGTCTCTACGGACCCGAGGGCCCGTTCGCGCGCTCACTTCCCGGGTACGAGTTTCGAGCTGGTCAAGTACGGATGGCCCAGGCGGTGACGAACGTCCTCAACCAGGGAGGCCAGCTCTTGGTCGAGGCAGGGACGGGAACTGGTAAGTCGCTGGCCTATCTCCTGCCGGCTGTCCTCCATGCGGTCGCGCGTGGCGAAACGGTGGTCGTCTCGACCGATACACTCGCATTGCAGGATCAGTTGTTCGCCAAGGATCTCCCGTTGCTTCGGCGTGCGCTCGAGGCAGCAGCTGAACACGATCCCCGACTGGCCGATGCGGCACGGTTTCGGGCGACGGTTTTGAAGGGGCGATCGAATTACCTCTGCCTGCGGCGCTGGTTTCTGCGGCAGCGTGAACCGTTCACGAGCCGGGCCGAAGCGCTCCTCGCAGCGAAGATCACCGCCTGGCTCGCGCAGACGGAAACAGGCGATCGTGCGGAACTGCACCTCTCAAACGAGGAACAGCTGGCATGGGCACAAGTGGCGGAGTCGGAAGGGGCCTGCCTACCGAGCCGTTGCCTCTTCCATCGGCGGAACCAATGTTTCCTCTACCGGGCGCGGGCCACAGCCGAAGGCGCGCACATCGTCATCGTGAATCATGCGCTGTTGCTGTCCGATCTGCTGGCCGAGAGCCGTGTGTTGCCGTCGTACCGGCACCTCATCATCGATGAAGCGCATCACCTGGTCGATGAGGCGACGCAGCAGTTCGGTTTTCAGATCGCTCATGAGGATATGCGTGAGCTGGTGCGGCGGGTGCTCGGACTCGATCATCTGGGTCGCTATACTGGTGTGCTCGGCGAACTCTGGTCAGTGCTCGCTCAACGGCCGGATGGATCGGCGCGGGCTGTCGCTCGCGAACTGGGTCAGCGGCTGACCGACCTGTGGCCGCGCGTGGAGACGCTGCACCAACACACCGAAATGCTGTTCCACCTCTTGGCGGAGGTGGCGCAACGCCATCCGGTGGAAAACGGAGGTTATGATCGGCAGATCCGCATCACTGGCGCACTGCGGCAGGAAACGATTTGGGGCACGGTCGAAGAGCTTGGCCAAACGGTGACCAGCCATCTCCGGACAGTTCTCTCGGCCCTCCAGTGGGTCAGTCACCGGCTGGAGGATCTTCCCGCGGCGATCCGCGACGAACTGAGCGAACTCGTGACCGAGTTGGACGTGCTGGAGCGGCGGGCGCGCGAGCTGCACGGCCGCTTGCAGGAGATTTTGTTCTCGCCGCGCGTCGAGCGGGTGTACTGGTTAACGTGGCGTGCGCAACCGTTGTCGGTCAGCCTGAATATGGCGCCGCTGGACGTCGCGCCGCTCCTTCAGGAAATGCTCTTCAGTCGAGTCGATACCCTGGTTCTGACGTCAGCGACCTTGACCGTGGATCGCTCGTTCGACTACATCCGACAACAACTCGGGTTAGCCGATGCGGACGAACTGGTCGTGGAATCGCCGTTCGACTACGCCAGTTCGACGCTACTCTGCCTGGCTGAGGACATGGCAGAACCGGGTGAGCCGGGGTACCAGCGACAAGTGAACGAAGCACTCTTGGCGTTGCTGCGCGTGACGCGCGGTCGTGCGCTGGTCCTTTTCACGTCGCACAGTGCCCTACAGGCAGCCTATCGGGCGATCAAGCGGCCGCTCGAACAAGAGGGAATCCTCGTGCTCGGACAACGGTTGGATGGCAGCCCGCGCCAGCTGGTCGAACGCCTCAAGGCGCGACCGGCGACGGTCGTCCTCGGGACCAATGCCGTCTGGGAGGGAGTCGATGTACCGGGTGAAGCATTGAGCGTCCTCGTGATCGCGAAGCTGCCGTTCGCGGTTCCGAGCGATCCGGTCTTTGCGGCGCGTTGCGAATCGTACAGCGATCCCTTTCAAGAATACGCCGTGCCGCAGGCTGTCCTCCGCTTCAAGCAAGGCTTCGGGCGACTCATCCGCAGCACGCGCGATTATGGTGTCTGTGTCGTCTTGGATCGGCGCGTCACGACGCGCCGCTACGGGCAGCTCTTCGTTCAGTCACTGCCACCATGCACGGTCAAGCGGGTACCAGTTGCACAGATCCCACGCTTGGCGCAGGACTGGTTAGTACGGCAGCAGGATCGCTTGGCAGCACGGGTACCAGCGGAAGGAGGATCGGGCGATGGATCAGCTGGATCGTAA
- the glpX gene encoding class II fructose-bisphosphatase, with product MDQLDRNLAMELVRTTEAAALAAAQWVGRGDKNAADAAAVQAMRRMLSTVHMKGIVVIGEGEKDQAPMLYIGEEVGTGEPPESDLAVDPIDGTRLCANGMPGAVSVVALAERGSMYYPPGIVYMNKIAVGPEAAHAIDIRLSPTENLHRIAEAKRMSVRLLTVVVLDRPRHQALIEEIRRAGARIRLITDGDVAGAVMTAFPESGVDVLMGIGGSPEAVVAAAALKCVGGAIQCTLYPRDEEERQRARELGLELEKVFTADDLVRSDNVFFAMTGITTGDLVEGVRFTRHGAETHSIVMRSRTGTIRRIAAEHRLAKVQEYQTIAFDTDGRVMVE from the coding sequence ATGGATCAGCTGGATCGTAACCTGGCGATGGAACTCGTGCGTACAACGGAGGCCGCTGCATTGGCCGCGGCCCAATGGGTCGGGCGTGGAGACAAGAACGCAGCGGATGCCGCAGCGGTGCAGGCGATGCGGCGGATGCTTTCGACGGTGCACATGAAGGGAATCGTCGTCATCGGCGAGGGGGAAAAGGATCAGGCGCCGATGCTGTACATCGGCGAGGAAGTGGGAACCGGAGAGCCGCCGGAAAGCGATTTGGCGGTCGATCCGATCGATGGGACGCGGCTGTGCGCCAACGGCATGCCAGGTGCCGTCTCGGTCGTTGCCTTGGCCGAGCGGGGTTCGATGTATTACCCGCCGGGAATCGTCTACATGAACAAGATCGCGGTAGGGCCGGAAGCCGCGCACGCGATCGATATTCGACTTTCCCCCACCGAGAACTTGCACCGGATCGCCGAAGCGAAACGGATGAGTGTCCGACTGTTGACGGTCGTTGTGTTGGACCGTCCCCGCCACCAGGCACTGATCGAGGAGATCCGCCGTGCGGGAGCTCGCATTCGGCTGATCACCGATGGCGATGTGGCGGGTGCCGTGATGACCGCTTTCCCGGAATCGGGTGTCGATGTGTTGATGGGTATCGGTGGTTCACCGGAAGCGGTCGTCGCGGCGGCAGCGCTCAAGTGCGTTGGCGGGGCGATTCAGTGCACGCTGTATCCGCGTGACGAAGAAGAACGCCAGCGCGCACGCGAACTCGGGCTCGAACTCGAGAAGGTTTTCACGGCTGACGACCTGGTGCGCTCGGACAACGTCTTCTTCGCCATGACCGGGATCACGACCGGGGATCTGGTGGAAGGAGTTCGCTTCACGCGGCACGGTGCCGAGACGCACTCGATCGTGATGCGATCTCGAACCGGGACGATCCGGCGGATCGCGGCCGAGCACCGGCTGGCGAAGGTACAGGAATACCAGACGATCGCGTTTGACACGGATGGTAGAGTCATGGTAGAGTAA
- the rho gene encoding transcription termination factor Rho, with translation MDPVAPTTTTVEEVKETPTLTAAELQDKSLEELQTIARDFGIPNAQRLRKMELVNKILRAQIEREGGIFGEGVLEITEDGFGFLRGERYLPGPNDVYVSQSQIRRFGLRQGDWVAGQVRPPKENEKYYSLLRVDAVNGMDPELARRRPSFDTLTPIFPMELINLETEPHILSTRLVNLVAPIGRGQRGLIVSPPKAGKTVLLKHIANGITTNYKDIHLIVLLIGERPEEVTDMRRSVDGEVISSTFDEPVEDHIRVAEMTLERAKRLVECGMDVVILLDSITRLARAYNLSVPPSGRTLSGGIDPVALYPPKRFFGAARNIEGGGSLTIIATCLVDTGSRMDDVIYEEFKGTGNMELHLDRKLAERRIFPAIDIQRSGTRREELLLDEQTLRQVWTMRRMVSMLGGTDGTELVLGRLARTQNNAEFLATLHKDL, from the coding sequence ATGGATCCTGTTGCACCCACCACGACTACAGTCGAAGAGGTCAAGGAGACTCCGACGCTTACCGCAGCCGAGCTCCAGGACAAGAGTCTCGAGGAACTCCAAACGATCGCCCGGGACTTCGGCATCCCGAATGCGCAGCGGTTGCGCAAGATGGAACTCGTAAACAAGATCCTGCGCGCCCAGATCGAGCGCGAGGGGGGGATTTTCGGGGAAGGTGTCCTCGAAATCACCGAAGACGGATTCGGATTCCTCCGCGGTGAACGCTATTTGCCGGGTCCCAATGACGTCTACGTGTCGCAGTCGCAGATCCGACGCTTCGGCCTGCGCCAGGGAGACTGGGTCGCTGGGCAAGTGCGTCCGCCGAAGGAGAACGAGAAGTACTACAGCCTGCTTCGAGTCGATGCCGTCAATGGCATGGACCCGGAGTTGGCGCGGCGACGACCGAGTTTCGATACCCTGACTCCGATTTTCCCGATGGAACTGATCAATCTGGAGACCGAGCCGCACATCCTGTCGACGCGGCTGGTCAACCTGGTCGCGCCGATCGGACGCGGGCAGCGTGGTCTCATCGTGTCGCCGCCCAAGGCCGGAAAGACAGTTCTGCTGAAGCACATCGCGAATGGCATCACGACCAACTACAAGGACATCCATCTCATCGTGTTGCTCATCGGTGAGCGCCCTGAGGAAGTAACGGACATGCGGCGCTCCGTCGACGGTGAGGTCATTTCCTCGACCTTCGACGAACCGGTCGAAGACCACATCCGAGTAGCGGAAATGACGCTCGAGCGGGCCAAACGATTGGTCGAGTGCGGTATGGACGTGGTGATCTTGCTCGACTCGATCACCCGGCTGGCTCGTGCTTATAACCTGAGTGTTCCGCCGAGCGGGCGAACGCTTTCCGGTGGTATCGACCCGGTCGCGCTCTACCCGCCCAAGCGCTTCTTCGGTGCTGCGCGCAATATCGAAGGCGGTGGGAGCCTCACCATCATCGCCACCTGCTTGGTCGATACCGGATCCCGTATGGACGACGTCATTTACGAGGAGTTCAAGGGCACCGGCAACATGGAATTGCACCTCGACCGCAAGCTTGCCGAGCGGCGTATCTTTCCGGCGATCGACATCCAGCGCTCGGGGACACGGCGCGAGGAATTGTTGTTGGACGAGCAGACCTTGCGCCAGGTCTGGACGATGCGACGCATGGTGTCGATGCTCGGCGGGACCGATGGCACGGAACTCGTGCTGGGCCGGCTGGCGCGGACGCAGAACAACGCAGAGTTCTTGGCGACGTTGCACAAGGATCTCTGA
- a CDS encoding alpha/beta fold hydrolase has product MPFCDLSHVRLYYSRAGTGPPVILLHQYFGTSESWLAIFDTLRRSFDVIAPDLRAHGRSSDPGGRLTLPGFTTDIAELVRRLGIESAHLVGASLGAMVATRLAVEGAIHPRSLVLIGPPNFAAPSTAAYTRQIIEEQFPSNEAEYAHLHRAHGPHHARDRLLANFIRDSKEQPPEMREWQAGVESLTCPVLLMSGDNDPVAPAPWLVDIASRLPAGELCLLPRAGHFPHRLLPHIAGLVLLDFLLRAERASS; this is encoded by the coding sequence ATGCCGTTCTGTGATCTCAGCCACGTACGCTTGTACTACAGTCGAGCTGGGACGGGCCCTCCGGTTATCCTCCTCCACCAGTACTTCGGAACCAGCGAGAGTTGGCTTGCCATCTTCGATACCCTGCGCCGCTCCTTCGACGTCATAGCCCCCGACCTCCGAGCACATGGACGAAGCAGCGATCCCGGTGGGCGCCTGACGCTGCCCGGGTTCACGACTGATATCGCTGAACTCGTGCGGCGGCTGGGGATCGAGTCCGCGCATCTCGTCGGAGCGAGCCTCGGCGCCATGGTCGCGACGCGCCTGGCTGTCGAGGGTGCCATCCATCCACGGTCTCTCGTGCTCATCGGCCCGCCCAATTTCGCCGCTCCCTCCACGGCCGCTTACACCCGGCAAATCATCGAGGAACAGTTTCCCTCCAACGAAGCTGAGTACGCCCACCTGCACCGCGCGCATGGCCCGCACCACGCCCGCGACCGACTCCTCGCCAATTTCATTCGCGATAGCAAGGAGCAGCCGCCCGAGATGCGCGAGTGGCAGGCTGGGGTCGAGTCGCTCACTTGCCCGGTGTTACTCATGAGCGGCGACAATGATCCGGTGGCCCCTGCGCCGTGGCTCGTCGACATCGCCAGCCGGCTACCGGCAGGAGAACTCTGTCTCCTGCCGCGCGCCGGTCATTTCCCACATCGCTTACTCCCGCATATTGCTGGACTCGTCTTGCTCGACTTTCTCCTGCGCGCCGAGCGAGCCAGCAGCTGA
- a CDS encoding 16S rRNA (uracil(1498)-N(3))-methyltransferase has product MSRRGHRFFVTEHLELGARVTLPRRVSHQLVRVLRLRPGDRVLLCDGRAIDFVAELIELDPERTVAVLVDAQPARPLPPPPIVLLQALLRHDHFDLVVEKATELGIVRIVPLHTQRTVVHLALRDVTQRLARWQRIAMEASEQCGRGTLPEIDTPSTLDRALATVRTARLLVFWEAPEAEAIAHASFSPDQTVTVAVGPEGGWTAEEIALFRRHGAEFRSLGPLILRAETAAISGIAAVQARTRPTRPQFREPGEPAAPPGSSAG; this is encoded by the coding sequence ATGAGCCGGCGGGGCCATCGCTTCTTCGTGACCGAACATCTCGAACTCGGTGCTCGCGTCACCCTACCTCGGCGCGTGAGCCATCAGCTTGTCCGTGTCCTGCGGCTGCGCCCAGGCGATCGGGTGCTCCTCTGCGATGGTCGCGCGATCGATTTCGTCGCCGAACTCATCGAGCTCGATCCTGAGCGCACGGTCGCCGTTCTCGTCGATGCCCAGCCGGCACGACCCCTCCCCCCGCCACCGATCGTGTTACTGCAGGCCTTGCTGCGTCACGATCACTTCGACCTGGTGGTGGAAAAGGCGACGGAACTCGGCATCGTTCGCATCGTTCCCCTGCACACTCAACGAACTGTTGTTCATCTAGCCCTTCGCGATGTGACCCAACGTCTGGCGCGTTGGCAGCGGATCGCCATGGAGGCCAGCGAGCAATGCGGGCGCGGTACGCTGCCTGAGATCGACACCCCCTCGACGCTCGACCGCGCACTCGCCACCGTGCGCACCGCTCGCTTGCTCGTCTTTTGGGAAGCACCCGAAGCGGAGGCGATCGCACACGCCTCGTTCTCGCCAGACCAGACGGTCACTGTCGCCGTGGGCCCCGAAGGCGGGTGGACAGCCGAGGAAATCGCGCTCTTCCGACGGCACGGGGCGGAGTTTCGCTCGCTGGGGCCGCTGATTCTCCGGGCGGAAACCGCCGCGATCAGCGGCATTGCCGCCGTCCAGGCACGCACGCGTCCGACTCGTCCGCAGTTCAGGGAGCCAGGCGAACCTGCCGCACCTCCAGGCTCCTCAGCCGGTTGA
- the prmA gene encoding 50S ribosomal protein L11 methyltransferase codes for MPARWLEVAVETDAEVADAVAELFARFGYQQGAAVFHPVAQDPDGENATIDPATPVLIATYLPLDEQVDATVERLRHGLWHLSQLGRIGELRLRTLAEEEWAEAWKSHFPVTRIGHRIVIRPSWIPYESRDDEIVVHLDPGMAFGTGLHPTTQHCLLWLERLVTPGMSVLDAGAGSGILSIAALALGARSVTAWEIDPVAGEVLRENLERNGVADRATVRIGDVTEDLTDREAYDLVVANIVARVLIEAGPRLVRAARPGAHLVLSGIIDTAEEGVRRRYHDLGTELVERRQDGDWVSLLLRRNRP; via the coding sequence ATGCCTGCGCGTTGGCTCGAAGTCGCTGTCGAGACTGATGCTGAGGTCGCCGATGCAGTCGCCGAACTGTTCGCCCGCTTCGGCTACCAGCAGGGAGCCGCCGTCTTTCACCCGGTAGCACAGGATCCCGACGGAGAAAACGCGACCATCGATCCGGCGACTCCGGTTCTCATCGCGACCTATCTGCCGCTCGACGAGCAGGTCGATGCCACAGTCGAACGACTCCGACATGGGCTTTGGCACCTGAGCCAACTCGGGCGTATCGGTGAACTTCGCCTGCGGACACTCGCCGAGGAGGAGTGGGCCGAGGCATGGAAGAGCCATTTCCCGGTGACGCGCATCGGCCACCGGATCGTCATCCGGCCTTCCTGGATCCCTTACGAATCACGCGACGACGAGATCGTCGTTCACCTCGATCCTGGTATGGCCTTCGGAACGGGGCTCCACCCGACTACCCAGCACTGTCTCCTCTGGTTGGAACGCTTGGTCACCCCCGGCATGAGCGTCCTCGATGCTGGAGCTGGGTCGGGCATCCTTTCCATCGCTGCGCTCGCGCTCGGTGCTCGGTCGGTCACGGCATGGGAAATCGATCCGGTTGCTGGCGAGGTCCTGCGGGAGAACCTGGAGCGGAACGGCGTCGCCGATCGTGCGACGGTGCGCATCGGCGATGTCACCGAGGACCTCACTGATCGCGAGGCCTATGACCTCGTCGTGGCCAATATCGTTGCCCGCGTCTTGATCGAAGCGGGGCCGCGCTTGGTGCGGGCTGCACGGCCCGGCGCTCACCTCGTCCTCAGCGGCATCATCGACACAGCCGAGGAGGGAGTCCGTCGCCGTTATCACGATCTCGGCACTGAACTCGTCGAGCGCCGGCAGGACGGTGATTGGGTGAGCCTGCTCCTGCGGCGGAATCGGCCATGA
- a CDS encoding sugar phosphate nucleotidyltransferase: protein MHVVIPVAGLGTRLRPHTWSKPKPLVTVAGKPILGHVLDRLNRLPLQRVVFVTGYLGEQIEEYVRTHYRFDAVFVEQPEPLGQSHALLQAKGLVHGPTLVVFPDLVFDANLEAVLTCPWDGIVFVKEVDDPRRFGVVIVEDGRIAQLVEKPAQPVSRLAVVGVYYFRDFGDLIAAIEQQIAEGRKRGNEYYLAEAIQILIDRGRTIVAQPVSVWEDCGTVEALLETNRFLLDRQAGPQPSFPTAVVVPPVVIDPTARIEHAVIGPYVSIGPGAVVSHAIVTDSIIDEEATINGVMLHRSIVGRRARVLGDFVRVNVGDSSEITFSGRDGA, encoded by the coding sequence ATGCACGTGGTGATTCCCGTTGCCGGCCTGGGGACCCGACTTCGCCCCCACACCTGGAGCAAACCCAAGCCGCTCGTGACCGTCGCCGGGAAACCGATCCTCGGCCATGTCCTGGACCGACTGAACCGGTTGCCACTCCAACGCGTCGTCTTCGTGACCGGATATCTCGGCGAGCAGATCGAAGAGTATGTGCGCACCCACTACCGATTCGACGCTGTGTTCGTCGAGCAACCTGAGCCGCTCGGGCAATCGCATGCCTTGCTCCAGGCTAAAGGTCTCGTCCATGGTCCGACGCTCGTCGTGTTTCCCGACCTCGTTTTCGATGCCAACCTCGAAGCGGTTCTCACTTGTCCGTGGGATGGAATCGTTTTCGTGAAAGAGGTCGACGATCCCCGCCGCTTCGGTGTCGTCATCGTCGAAGACGGACGGATCGCCCAACTGGTCGAAAAGCCAGCGCAACCGGTCTCTCGGCTCGCCGTGGTCGGGGTGTATTACTTCCGTGACTTCGGAGACCTCATCGCTGCGATCGAGCAGCAGATCGCCGAGGGCCGCAAGCGCGGGAACGAGTACTACTTGGCAGAAGCGATCCAGATCCTCATCGACCGCGGCCGCACGATCGTGGCGCAACCTGTCTCGGTTTGGGAGGATTGCGGCACGGTCGAAGCGCTCCTCGAAACCAATCGTTTCCTCCTGGACCGTCAAGCCGGCCCACAGCCGTCCTTCCCGACCGCCGTCGTCGTTCCACCGGTCGTGATCGATCCCACTGCCCGCATCGAGCACGCCGTGATCGGTCCTTACGTGAGCATCGGTCCGGGCGCGGTCGTCTCCCACGCGATCGTCACCGACTCGATCATCGACGAGGAGGCGACCATCAACGGCGTTATGCTGCACCGCTCAATCGTCGGTCGCCGCGCCCGGGTACTCGGTGACTTCGTGCGCGTGAACGTCGGCGATTCCTCGGAGATCACCTTCTCCGGACGAGACGGAGCATGA